In Nitrospirota bacterium, one genomic interval encodes:
- a CDS encoding NHL repeat-containing protein produces MNGGTGILLGGVVVIALMAAAPGTGAAEKPGHHGGKVVISTVAGNGSADSKGDGGAALAASLSNPRAVTVDAAGNLYISDSTNNRIRKVDAATGVIRTVAGNGTRDFCGDGGPAVKACLAFPMGLAVDPEGTLFIADARNHRIRRVDAKTGIITTVAGQGIRGLAGDNGPALSALLSYPTSVALDEEGNLYIADSENGGIRRVDRKTGIISSIVGEGTPGAKTDAAGTPTIRGLFVAPVGLTYDGKGNLYVADSFLNRVKKVEIATRKVTIVAGKGVNQYCGDGGPAKEACLAQPAGVALDAAGNVYIADAGNHRVRKVDVKSGIVTTIAGTGERGFAGDHGPATKASLGFPTGVAIDPKGRVVVVEPNNNRVRRLEANRG; encoded by the coding sequence ATCGCGCTGATGGCGGCCGCGCCCGGGACGGGCGCCGCCGAGAAGCCCGGCCATCACGGCGGGAAGGTCGTGATCTCCACCGTGGCGGGGAACGGGTCGGCCGATTCCAAAGGCGATGGGGGCGCGGCGCTGGCGGCGAGCTTGAGCAACCCGCGGGCCGTGACGGTGGACGCGGCCGGGAATCTCTACATCTCCGACTCCACCAACAACCGAATCAGAAAGGTGGATGCCGCCACCGGCGTCATTAGGACCGTGGCGGGGAACGGCACCCGCGACTTCTGCGGGGACGGCGGACCGGCCGTGAAGGCCTGCCTGGCGTTCCCGATGGGGCTCGCGGTGGACCCCGAGGGGACGCTGTTCATCGCCGACGCACGCAACCACCGGATCCGCCGGGTGGACGCCAAGACCGGGATCATCACCACCGTCGCCGGGCAAGGCATCAGAGGGCTGGCCGGAGACAACGGCCCAGCATTGAGCGCCCTCCTGTCATACCCGACCTCAGTCGCGTTGGATGAGGAAGGCAACCTGTACATCGCCGACTCCGAGAACGGCGGCATCCGGCGGGTGGACAGGAAAACCGGGATCATCTCGAGCATCGTGGGCGAGGGCACGCCGGGCGCCAAGACAGACGCCGCGGGCACGCCGACCATCCGGGGCCTCTTCGTGGCGCCGGTGGGACTGACGTACGACGGCAAGGGCAACCTATACGTCGCGGACTCCTTTCTGAATCGGGTCAAGAAGGTCGAGATCGCCACCCGCAAGGTGACCATCGTCGCCGGCAAGGGAGTCAACCAGTATTGCGGGGACGGCGGACCGGCCAAGGAGGCGTGCCTGGCTCAGCCAGCTGGCGTCGCGCTGGACGCCGCCGGGAACGTGTACATCGCCGACGCGGGCAACCATCGCGTTCGGAAAGTGGACGTCAAGAGCGGTATCGTGACCACGATCGCCGGCACGGGGGAGCGCGGGTTTGCAGGCGATCACGGTCCCGCGACGAAGGCCAGCCTGGGATTTCCGACCGGCGTGGCCATTGATCCGAAAGGCCGCGTGGTGGTCGTGGAACCGAACAACAACCGGGTCAGACGGTTGGAGGCGAACCGTGGGTAA
- a CDS encoding tetratricopeptide repeat protein: MGKRHGPRRSARLALLLCLLGTPTWGIAATTAPPLDTADEAAALFAKGQAAAKNGRLRAATEAYVEAIRVKPDFAQAYLALGQINHEAGRPDKAAALYRLALQHDPELVEAYQGLGNLHFDQGRLEEALGFYQEVLARTPRSPVGYNSIGNCYYGLQKFQEALEMWQKAIEVDPTYPRAYFNRAILYDGVHVKDKAIENYRKFLELAGPDHAMLVEDARMRIDELERPEPPQPTGSGPQPEQSQQHRH; encoded by the coding sequence GTGGGTAAGCGACATGGGCCTAGACGGAGCGCCCGCTTGGCCCTGCTGCTCTGCCTGCTCGGAACGCCGACTTGGGGGATCGCAGCGACGACGGCGCCGCCCCTCGACACGGCCGACGAGGCGGCCGCGCTGTTCGCCAAGGGACAGGCGGCAGCGAAAAACGGGCGGCTGCGGGCCGCCACCGAGGCCTACGTGGAAGCGATCAGGGTCAAACCGGATTTCGCGCAGGCCTACCTGGCGCTCGGCCAGATCAATCACGAGGCCGGCCGGCCGGATAAGGCGGCGGCGCTCTACCGGCTGGCGCTCCAGCATGACCCGGAACTGGTGGAAGCCTACCAGGGGCTCGGCAATCTGCATTTCGATCAAGGCCGGTTGGAGGAAGCGCTGGGCTTCTACCAGGAAGTCCTCGCGCGTACACCACGGTCGCCGGTCGGCTACAACAGCATCGGGAACTGCTACTACGGGCTTCAAAAGTTCCAGGAGGCGCTGGAAATGTGGCAGAAGGCCATCGAGGTGGACCCTACCTATCCCCGCGCCTATTTCAACCGGGCCATTCTGTACGACGGCGTCCATGTCAAGGACAAGGCGATCGAGAACTACCGGAAGTTTCTGGAGCTGGCGGGCCCCGACCACGCGATGCTGGTGGAAGACGCTCGCATGCGCATTGACGAGCTGGAGCGACCGGAGCCGCCTCAACCGACGGGGTCGGGCCCGCAGCCGGAACAGAGCCAGCAGCATCGTCACTAA